A portion of the Musa acuminata AAA Group cultivar baxijiao chromosome BXJ1-1, Cavendish_Baxijiao_AAA, whole genome shotgun sequence genome contains these proteins:
- the LOC104000008 gene encoding uncharacterized protein LOC104000008, with protein sequence MRSNLGTCTSWQKKGGKSFQDTEGRPQRSRPMNESDEDINCFTDAEDEAWHSPCNSSFTCSASDMLRFSCASHCEIDGSPEAGSKSYVSDRSLQGDLESGIWEIKKGDKDCRICHLNLEEAAPESGVQILLGCSCKNDLAIAHKLCAEKWFKIKGNKTCEICGSTAQNVVVSDEAELIEQSNEADTTRAPHTQATETQGFWQGHRFLNFLLACVVFAFVVSWLFHFNIPG encoded by the exons ATGAGATCGAATCTGGGCACTT GTACTTCATGGCAAAAGAAAGGAGGGAAGTCCTTTCAAGATACAGAAGGAAGGCCACAGCGCTCTCGGCCGATGAATGAGAGTGACGAAGATATCAACTGTTTCACTGATGCAGAGGACGAGGCTTGGCATTCTCCATGTAATTCAAGTTTTACCTGTTCGGCTTCCGACATGTTGCGCTTCTCCTGTGCTTCCCATTGCGAGATCGATGGATCCCCTGAGGCTGGCAGTAAATCCTATGTCTCGGACCGTTCCCTTCAGGGCGACCTGGAAAGTGGGATTTGGGAGATTAAGAAAGGGGATAAGGATTGCAGGATTTGCCATCTCAACTTGGAGGAAGCTGCTCCAGAGTCGGGTGTTCAGATTCTGCTGGGCTGCTCTTGCAAGAATGACCTGGCTATTGCCCATAAGCTGTGCGCAGAGAAATGGTTCAAGATCAAAGGAAACAA GACTTGTGAGATTTGTGGCTCAACTGCACAGAATGTGGTGGTTTCAGATGAGGCCGAGTTAATTGAGCAATCAAATGAGGCTGATACAACAAGAGCTCCACATACACAAGCAACCGAAACACAGGGCTTTTGGCAAGGCCACCGCTTTCTCAACTTCCTGCTTGCATGTGTGGTGTTTGCCTTTGTTGTTTCCTGGCTCTTTCACTTTAACATTCCTGGATGA